A single region of the Camelus ferus isolate YT-003-E chromosome 2, BCGSAC_Cfer_1.0, whole genome shotgun sequence genome encodes:
- the NPY5R gene encoding neuropeptide Y receptor type 5, whose product MDSELKDVYNRTLAAENNTAGTRNSDFPVWDDYKSSVDDLQYFLIGLYTFVSLLGFLGNLLILMALIRKRNQKTTVNFLIGNLAFSDILVVLFCSPFTLTSVLLDQWMFGKVMCHIMPFLQCVTVLVSTLILISIAIVRYHMIKHPVSNHLTANHGYFLIATVWTLGFAICSPLPVFHSLVELQETFGTALLSSRYLCVESWPSDSYRIAFTISLLLVQYILPLVCLTVSHTSVCRSISCGLAHKENKLEENAMINLTLHPSKKSGAQVKLSSSRKWSYSFIRKHRRRYSKRKACVRPAPARPPQENRPRAFPELPGSAKSQLPSSSKFMPGVPTCFEVKPEENSDVPEMRVTRSIMRIKKRSRSVFYRLTVLILVFAVSWMPLHLFHVVTDFNDNLISNRHFKLVYCICHLLGMTSCCLNPILYGFLNNGVKADLMSLIHCLHMS is encoded by the coding sequence ATGGATTCAGAACTCAAGGATGTTTATAACAGGACACTTGCCGCAGAGAACAATACTGCTGGCACTCGGAATTCGGATTTCCCAGTCTGGGACGACTATAAAAGCAGTGTCGATGACTTGCAGTACTTCCTGATCGGACTCTATACATTTGTAAGTCTTCTTGGTTTTCTGGGGAATCTACTTATTTTAATGGCCCTCATCAGAAAGCGAAATCAGAAGACGACGGTCAACTTCCTCATAGGGAATCTGGCCTTCTCCGACATCCTGGTTGTGCTGTTCTGCTCACCCTTCACGCTGACCTCTGTCTTGCTGGATCAGTGGATGTTTGGCAAAGTCATGTGTCACATTATGCCTTTCCTGCAGTGTGTGACGGTTCTGGTCTCCACGTTAATATTAATATCGATTGCCATTGTCAGGTATCATATGATAAAGCATCCTGTGTCTAATCATCTGACAGCCAACCATGGCTATTTCCTGATAGCCACCGTCTGGACGCTAGGTTTTGCGATTTGTTCCCCCCTCCCAGTGTTTCACAGCCTCGTGGAACTTCAGGAGACGTTTGGCACCGCCTTGCTGAGCAGCCGGTACCTATGCGTGGAGTCCTGGCCGTCGGATTCCTACCGAATTGCTTTCACTATCTCTTTATTGCTGGTTCAGTATATCCTGCCCCTAGTTTGTCTGACTGTGAGCCATACCAGTGTCTGCCGGAGCATCAGCTGTGGACTGGCCCACAAAGAAAACAAGCTAGAAGAAAATGCGATGATCAACTTAACTCTTCACCCCTCCAAAAAGAGCGGGGCTCAGGTGAAGCTGTCCAGCAGCCGCAAGTGGAGCTATTCGTTCATCAGAAAACACAGGAGGAGATACAGCAAGAGGAAAGCGTGCGTGCGCCCGGCTCCGGCAAGACCTCCCCAGGAGAACCGGCCCCGGGCGTTTCCAGAACTCCCTGGCTCCGCGAAAAGTCAGCTGCCTTCATCCAGTAAGTTCATGCCCGGGGTCCCCACCTGCTTCGAGGTGAAACCCGAAGAAAACTCGGATGTTCCTGAGATGAGAGTCACCCGTTCTATCATGAGGATAAAAAAGCGATCTCGGAGTGTCTTCTACAGACTGACCGTCCTGATTTTAGTGTTTGCCGTTAGCTGGATGCCGCTGCACCTTTTCCACGTGGTGACTGACTTCAACGACAACTtgatttcaaacaggcacttcaAGCTGGTGTACTGTATCTGTCACTTGTTAGGCATGACGTCCTGCTGTCTCAATCCAATTCTATACGGATTTCTTAATAATGGGGTCAAAGCTGATTTGATGTCCCTTATACACTGTCTTCATATGTCGTGA